Within Bacillus sp. FJAT-45350, the genomic segment TTTACTCAATTGAAGTCGAAACAAATAAACAAGCAGAGATTACTCAACCTCCTAAAGGATATGGTGATTATAATCCGCAGTATGTGAAATCAATCAATAAACTTGTTTGGCATAGAGGAACATCAATTACCGACCCAAATCGAACACTTTGGATTGCCAATACTGACGGTTCAAATGCAAAAGAGTGGCTCCAAAATGTAGATAGCATTGAATTTTATAGCAAGAGTTAATCCTCAACTCCATCCAAATTTAATAAAAAGTTAAACGAAATATTGATTTAAAAACGAATAAAGCGTACCAATTACTATCCTAATTGATACGCTTTTTCTAATGTTTTTTGTTGTTTACCTTCCCGGCGTCTTAATTAGCAACTCTCTTCTATAAGTCTATTACCCTTTTTTAATCCAGAATTTGAACACGCCATCTCCCTCAGTATCCTGTACTAACTCATGGCCACCAGATTTCGCCCACGCTGTTAAATCATTTTTAGCCCCTTTATCAGTAGCATGGATTTCTAGGACATCTCCAGACTCTAGTTCTGTCATAGCTTTCTTCGTTCTTACGATTGGCATTGGACAAGCTAAACCTTTTGCGTCTAATACTTTAGTTGAATTCATAAAGTATCTCTCCTTTGAGTGTTTAAATAAATTTTTATAATTGAGTATTATTTACCGAAATCAGTCAGTATGATGAACGGCACAACGGTTTGGACCGATCTCTAATTCTTGCTTTCTTTCGTTATTTGCGACTTCTACACCACGATTAATCATAATAATTTCTTCAAAGTTTGGTGGTTTAACAGAACTCGCAGACTTTTCAACATCATGTAAAAAGTCTTCTCTTGTTGCATTGAACATCTTTTCATTTCGTTCACGAATGTTTCCTAACGTATCGCCAATAAATCCATCAGCATTAATTTCACTATCAAAGTCAGCATAGTGAGCAGGTAATACAATGACATCATCAGCAATTTCAGCTACTTGGTTATAGACTGTGTCATATAAATCATTTGCCCATTCTCTTACTTTATTGCCTAAGTCTGGACGACCTAGCCCACTAACGAAGAT encodes:
- a CDS encoding sulfurtransferase TusA family protein, which codes for MNSTKVLDAKGLACPMPIVRTKKAMTELESGDVLEIHATDKGAKNDLTAWAKSGGHELVQDTEGDGVFKFWIKKG